One window of Zalophus californianus isolate mZalCal1 chromosome 3, mZalCal1.pri.v2, whole genome shotgun sequence genomic DNA carries:
- the LOC113919683 gene encoding MKI67 FHA domain-interacting nucleolar phosphoprotein-like isoform X1, whose amino-acid sequence MAVFAGPAKPFLSLNPQEEAKFQKEVAQARRRATQRQEKEKLTPGVIYVGHLPPALYETQIRAYFSQFGTVTRFRLSRSKRTGNSKGYAFVEFASEDVAKIVADTMNNYLFGERLLKCHFIPPEKVHEELFREWHVPFKKPSYPAVKRYNQNRTLLQKLQMEERFKKKEKLLRKKLAKKGIDYDFPSLILHKKDKRNASNTGLQKSANSQVLSKKKKKKKASRTPTTPEKTVESQGPTPVCTPTFLEKRKSEVAKMNVDDQDNEIVFKQPVPGVKEETQETQTPTRSRKKRRRKSNQ is encoded by the coding sequence ATGGCGGTCTTTGCTGGCCCGGCCAAGCCGTTCCTGTCGCTGAACCCGCAGGAAGAGGCCAAATTTCAGAAGGAGGTGGCGCAGGCTCGCCGACGCGCAACCCAGcgacaggagaaagaaaaactgactCCTGGAGTAATCTATGTGGGCCACTTACCTCCAGCACTTTACGAAACCCAGATCCGGGCATATTTCTCCCAGTTTGGCACTGTTACAAGATTCAGACTGTCTAGAAGTAAAAGGACTGGTAATAGTAAAGGCTATGCCTTTGTGGAGTTTGCATCTGAAGATGTTGCCAAGATAGTTGCTGATACAATGAACAACTACCTTTTTGGTGAAAGACTCTTAAAGTGTCATTTTATACCACCCGAAAAAGTACACGAAGAACTTTTTAGAGAGTGGCATGTTCCATTTAAAAAGCCATCATACCCAGCAGTGAAACGGTATAATCAGAATCGGACCCTTCTTCAAAAGCTACAGATGGAGGAGcgatttaaaaagaaggaaaaattactcAGGAAGAAATTAGctaaaaaaggaattgattatGATTTTCCTTCACTGATTTTAcataaaaaggacaaaagaaatgcTTCAAATACTGGGCTTCAGAAATCTGCAAATAGCCAGGTCttatcaaagaaaaagaagaagaaaaaggcttCACGTACTCCTACCACTCCTGAGAAGACTGTGGAGAGCCAGGGCCCCACACCAGTTTGCACGCCAACGTTTTTGGAGAAACGAAAATCTGAAGTGGCTAAAATGAACGTTGATGATCAAGATAACGAAATAGTTTTCAAACAACCCGTACCTGGTGTGAAAGAAGAAACACAAGAGACTCAAACACCTACACGTTCGAGGAAAAAAAGACGAAGAAAAAGCAATCAGTGA
- the LOC113919683 gene encoding MKI67 FHA domain-interacting nucleolar phosphoprotein-like isoform X2 — MAVFAGPAKPFLSLNPQEEAKFQKEVAQARRRATQTGNSKGYAFVEFASEDVAKIVADTMNNYLFGERLLKCHFIPPEKVHEELFREWHVPFKKPSYPAVKRYNQNRTLLQKLQMEERFKKKEKLLRKKLAKKGIDYDFPSLILHKKDKRNASNTGLQKSANSQVLSKKKKKKKASRTPTTPEKTVESQGPTPVCTPTFLEKRKSEVAKMNVDDQDNEIVFKQPVPGVKEETQETQTPTRSRKKRRRKSNQ; from the exons ATGGCGGTCTTTGCTGGCCCGGCCAAGCCGTTCCTGTCGCTGAACCCGCAGGAAGAGGCCAAATTTCAGAAGGAGGTGGCGCAGGCTCGCCGACGCGCAACCCA GACTGGTAATAGTAAAGGCTATGCCTTTGTGGAGTTTGCATCTGAAGATGTTGCCAAGATAGTTGCTGATACAATGAACAACTACCTTTTTGGTGAAAGACTCTTAAAGTGTCATTTTATACCACCCGAAAAAGTACACGAAGAACTTTTTAGAGAGTGGCATGTTCCATTTAAAAAGCCATCATACCCAGCAGTGAAACGGTATAATCAGAATCGGACCCTTCTTCAAAAGCTACAGATGGAGGAGcgatttaaaaagaaggaaaaattactcAGGAAGAAATTAGctaaaaaaggaattgattatGATTTTCCTTCACTGATTTTAcataaaaaggacaaaagaaatgcTTCAAATACTGGGCTTCAGAAATCTGCAAATAGCCAGGTCttatcaaagaaaaagaagaagaaaaaggcttCACGTACTCCTACCACTCCTGAGAAGACTGTGGAGAGCCAGGGCCCCACACCAGTTTGCACGCCAACGTTTTTGGAGAAACGAAAATCTGAAGTGGCTAAAATGAACGTTGATGATCAAGATAACGAAATAGTTTTCAAACAACCCGTACCTGGTGTGAAAGAAGAAACACAAGAGACTCAAACACCTACACGTTCGAGGAAAAAAAGACGAAGAAAAAGCAATCAGTGA